From Marivirga harenae, one genomic window encodes:
- a CDS encoding SGNH/GDSL hydrolase family protein translates to MAQDKISYLALGDSYTIGEAVDIDQTWPNVLTSTLKKEGINIELEKIVAKTGWTTDELLNAINEDNGLDTAKYDLVSLLIGVNNQYRGYGIEQYKEEFELLLQRAISLAGKKVSRVFVVSIPDYGVTTFAKENNKNEALIAKELYEYNSIARNISDRYGVKFFDITPISLNAIWDEDLIAKDKLHPSEKMYVGWSEYIAPGVYQLLK, encoded by the coding sequence ATGGCTCAAGATAAAATTTCATATTTGGCTTTAGGTGATTCCTATACAATTGGTGAAGCTGTTGATATTGACCAAACTTGGCCAAATGTTCTGACCAGTACACTTAAGAAAGAAGGCATCAATATTGAATTAGAAAAAATAGTTGCAAAAACGGGTTGGACGACAGATGAATTACTGAATGCAATAAATGAGGATAACGGACTAGATACTGCCAAGTATGATTTGGTAAGTCTTTTAATAGGTGTTAATAATCAGTACAGAGGTTATGGCATTGAACAATATAAGGAGGAATTCGAATTGCTATTACAAAGAGCTATTTCCTTGGCTGGTAAAAAGGTGAGTAGAGTATTTGTTGTAAGTATCCCAGATTATGGAGTCACAACTTTTGCAAAAGAAAATAATAAGAATGAGGCTTTAATAGCCAAAGAGTTGTATGAATACAACAGTATAGCAAGAAATATCTCAGATAGGTATGGCGTTAAGTTTTTTGATATTACGCCTATTTCTTTAAATGCTATTTGGGATGAGGACCTGATTGCAAAGGATAAACTTCATCCTTCTGAAAAAATGTATGTTGGATGGAGTGAATATATTGCACCTGGCGTTTATCAGTTACTGAAATAA
- the ispG gene encoding (E)-4-hydroxy-3-methylbut-2-enyl-diphosphate synthase translates to MEISTKNFQQYCNSLVAYKRRKTIPVKVGDVVIGGDNPIVLQSMTTVDTMDTEGSIEQSIRMIDAGCQLVRITAPSIKEAENLRAIKAGLKERGYSTPLVADIHFTPNAAELAAMIVEKVRVNPGNYADKKKFENIEYTDESYQAELDRIKKRFKPLVKICKDHGTAIRIGTNHGSLSDRIMSRYGDTPFGMVESALEFIRICEEMEFYNIVVSMKSSNPQVMVQAYRLLVQKLDEEGSKPYPLHLGVTEAGEAEDGRIKSSVGIGTLLEDGLGDTIRVSLTEEPEEEIPVAKVLAERYNDRSDHEEIPLIDNCLFNPYEYEKRSSRQVTNIGGKEVPIVMADFSLKKDITPASFFGVGYNYSVPLDKWSISDFACDYIFTNDKTVDFEIPGTLGIVHSYKTWLKEKTKERRYPFINPKDYLKGVEQHPKLNFIYAILSDLSGEFINKLKNDNSAVLLIDTYNKHGMAEQRRLFMQLMQKDCNVPVVIGRAYQNLSLEKLQLYAATDMGGLLIDGFGDGVFIAAENCGGDKAINETAFNILQASRTRISKTEYISCPSCGRTLFDLQETTAMIRNRTNHLKGVKIGIMGCIVNGPGEMADADYGYVGSGKGKITLYKGQEVMKRGVPSEKAVDELIEIIRKDGNWLEPEAV, encoded by the coding sequence ATGGAAATCTCAACTAAAAATTTTCAACAGTATTGCAACAGTCTAGTCGCTTATAAGCGTAGGAAAACTATCCCTGTAAAGGTTGGAGATGTTGTTATAGGAGGGGATAATCCTATTGTTCTTCAATCCATGACAACTGTCGATACCATGGACACAGAGGGGTCAATTGAGCAATCCATTCGAATGATTGACGCTGGTTGTCAATTGGTTAGAATTACTGCGCCATCAATTAAAGAAGCGGAAAATCTTAGAGCTATTAAGGCTGGTTTGAAAGAACGAGGCTATAGTACTCCTCTGGTTGCTGATATTCATTTTACTCCCAATGCTGCAGAATTAGCGGCAATGATTGTAGAGAAAGTACGTGTGAATCCCGGTAATTATGCAGATAAGAAGAAATTTGAGAATATTGAATATACAGACGAAAGTTATCAAGCTGAACTAGACCGGATTAAGAAGAGGTTTAAGCCCTTGGTTAAAATCTGTAAGGATCATGGTACTGCCATTAGAATAGGGACAAATCATGGTTCACTTTCTGATAGAATTATGAGCCGCTATGGTGATACGCCATTTGGCATGGTCGAATCAGCCTTGGAATTCATCCGTATTTGTGAAGAAATGGAATTCTATAACATAGTAGTTTCCATGAAATCTAGTAATCCTCAAGTAATGGTACAAGCTTATCGATTATTGGTACAAAAGCTAGATGAAGAAGGTTCAAAGCCATATCCGTTGCATTTGGGAGTTACTGAAGCGGGAGAGGCAGAAGATGGCCGAATTAAGAGCTCCGTTGGAATCGGAACATTATTAGAGGACGGACTTGGAGATACCATTAGAGTATCTTTGACCGAAGAACCAGAAGAGGAGATTCCTGTTGCAAAGGTTTTGGCTGAGCGATACAATGATAGATCAGATCATGAGGAAATCCCTTTGATTGATAATTGCCTTTTTAATCCTTATGAATATGAGAAGAGAAGCAGTAGACAAGTCACTAATATAGGAGGGAAGGAAGTGCCCATTGTGATGGCAGATTTTTCTCTGAAAAAGGATATTACCCCAGCTTCGTTTTTTGGTGTAGGTTATAATTATTCTGTTCCTTTAGACAAATGGTCGATCTCTGATTTTGCATGTGATTATATTTTCACCAATGATAAAACTGTTGATTTTGAAATCCCTGGCACTTTAGGAATTGTTCATTCCTATAAAACATGGTTGAAAGAAAAAACTAAAGAGAGAAGATATCCTTTTATTAACCCTAAAGATTATTTGAAGGGCGTTGAGCAACATCCAAAATTGAATTTCATTTATGCTATATTATCAGATTTAAGTGGTGAATTTATCAATAAACTTAAAAATGATAATTCTGCTGTTTTATTAATTGATACATACAATAAGCATGGGATGGCAGAGCAACGCAGGTTGTTCATGCAGTTGATGCAGAAGGACTGTAATGTGCCGGTAGTGATTGGTAGGGCTTATCAAAATTTATCCTTAGAAAAATTGCAGTTATATGCTGCTACTGATATGGGTGGTTTATTGATTGATGGTTTTGGAGATGGTGTTTTCATTGCTGCTGAAAACTGTGGAGGTGATAAAGCGATTAATGAGACAGCATTCAATATTTTACAGGCTAGCAGAACGAGAATCTCTAAGACGGAATATATCTCGTGCCCTTCTTGTGGACGAACACTTTTTGACCTACAAGAAACAACTGCTATGATCAGAAATAGGACTAATCATTTGAAAGGGGTTAAAATCGGAATTATGGGCTGTATTGTAAATGGTCCGGGCGAAATGGCTGATGCAGATTATGGCTATGTAGGCTCAGGAAAAGGCAAAATCACATTGTATAAAGGGCAGGAAGTAATGAAAAGAGGGGTTCCATCAGAAAAGGCAGTGGACGAACTCATAGAGATTATTAGAAAAGATGGGAATTGGCTCGAACCAGAAGCTGTTTAA
- a CDS encoding flotillin family protein: MIESFYVAATVGIVVLFGLGIWLISMYKKVSQGRVLVRTGQGGVKIFFNAGMVIPILHKEEIMDISVKKLEISRMTKDGLICKDNMRADIKVAFFVRVNKSVQDIVNVAQTIGCERASDHETLESLFEAKFSEALKSVGKKFEFIELYEARREFRNEIIDIIGTDLNGYVLDDCAIDYLEQTNVMNLDAENILDAEGIKKITELTAAQKIKSNLIRRDEEKTIKKQDVEAREAILELEKQQKEKEESQRREIETIIAREQAEIDTVSSQEKLKSEEVRIRTEEQLEIQQENKLRQVIIAAKNKERAEAVETERVQKDRDIEATERERIVSLAQIEKEKAVEIEKRNIQDAIRERVVMEKTVVEEQEKIKDVVALKEANRLKDVAIINADKDAQQNLIEDVKAAEAREKSAKFDAQKVLIEAGAKKDAADMEAEARKIIADAKAKEEATIGMSEAQVMHAKADANERQGTVDAVVIEKIAEAKRKQGLAEASVIQEKAVAEAKGIQEKAGAMKQLNDAGKEHEEFRLKLSKEKEVQLAEIGIQKDIADSQAKVLAEAFKTAKIDIVGGDNTFFENLVRQVSNGKGIDKLVENSNTITNFKDSLLGGIGEDGKPTDIIERIKGMATKYGISAEDIKNLSIAALIARVQLKASDEDKTFLSNISNFVSGIGLDTKKLN; this comes from the coding sequence ATGATAGAATCATTTTACGTAGCTGCCACGGTAGGCATCGTTGTTTTATTTGGGCTAGGGATCTGGCTCATCTCAATGTACAAAAAAGTAAGCCAAGGACGTGTTTTAGTGCGGACGGGTCAAGGGGGTGTCAAGATTTTCTTTAATGCTGGTATGGTAATTCCTATTCTGCATAAAGAAGAAATCATGGATATCTCTGTTAAAAAACTGGAAATATCCAGAATGACTAAAGATGGACTTATCTGCAAAGACAATATGAGAGCAGATATTAAAGTTGCTTTCTTTGTCCGCGTTAATAAATCTGTTCAAGATATTGTAAACGTTGCCCAAACCATAGGTTGCGAAAGAGCGTCAGATCACGAGACTCTTGAGAGCCTTTTCGAGGCAAAATTCTCTGAAGCTTTAAAAAGTGTGGGGAAGAAATTTGAGTTTATAGAATTATATGAAGCCAGAAGAGAATTCAGAAATGAAATTATTGACATAATTGGTACCGACTTAAATGGATATGTTTTAGATGATTGTGCTATTGATTATCTAGAACAAACTAATGTCATGAACCTAGACGCTGAAAATATTTTAGACGCTGAGGGTATCAAAAAGATTACAGAATTAACAGCTGCTCAAAAGATTAAATCTAACCTAATCCGAAGAGACGAGGAGAAAACCATCAAAAAACAAGATGTTGAAGCTCGAGAAGCAATATTAGAACTTGAAAAACAACAAAAAGAGAAAGAAGAATCACAGCGAAGAGAAATTGAAACAATTATAGCTAGAGAGCAAGCTGAAATCGATACTGTAAGCTCTCAAGAAAAGCTCAAGTCTGAAGAAGTACGTATTAGAACTGAAGAGCAGCTGGAAATACAACAGGAAAACAAACTTCGTCAGGTGATTATTGCTGCCAAAAATAAAGAGAGGGCTGAAGCGGTTGAAACCGAAAGAGTACAAAAAGACCGTGATATTGAAGCCACGGAAAGAGAAAGAATAGTTTCACTTGCTCAAATCGAGAAAGAAAAAGCAGTTGAAATTGAAAAAAGAAACATTCAAGATGCCATTCGAGAACGAGTGGTAATGGAGAAAACGGTGGTAGAAGAGCAAGAAAAAATCAAAGATGTTGTTGCATTGAAAGAAGCTAACAGACTTAAAGATGTAGCGATCATCAATGCTGACAAAGACGCACAACAAAACTTGATTGAAGATGTGAAGGCTGCAGAAGCAAGGGAGAAATCTGCTAAATTTGACGCACAAAAAGTGTTAATTGAGGCTGGTGCTAAGAAAGATGCGGCTGATATGGAAGCAGAGGCAAGGAAAATAATTGCAGATGCTAAAGCCAAAGAAGAGGCTACAATAGGAATGTCAGAAGCACAAGTAATGCATGCCAAAGCTGATGCAAATGAAAGACAAGGCACTGTTGATGCTGTTGTTATTGAAAAAATTGCTGAAGCTAAAAGAAAGCAAGGCCTTGCAGAAGCTAGTGTTATTCAGGAAAAAGCTGTTGCAGAAGCTAAGGGTATCCAAGAAAAAGCCGGAGCTATGAAGCAATTGAATGATGCTGGTAAAGAACACGAAGAATTCAGATTAAAGCTTAGTAAAGAGAAGGAAGTACAATTAGCTGAAATCGGCATTCAGAAAGATATAGCTGATTCTCAAGCAAAAGTACTGGCTGAAGCTTTTAAAACTGCTAAAATTGATATTGTCGGAGGTGACAATACCTTCTTTGAAAACCTTGTTAGACAAGTTTCAAATGGAAAAGGAATCGATAAACTGGTAGAGAATTCCAATACTATTACAAACTTTAAAGATTCTTTGTTAGGAGGAATTGGTGAAGATGGCAAGCCAACTGATATAATCGAAAGGATTAAAGGGATGGCTACCAAGTATGGTATCTCCGCAGAAGATATAAAAAACCTATCTATTGCCGCTTTAATAGCACGTGTTCAATTGAAAGCTTCTGATGAAGATAAAACCTTTCTATCAAACATAAGTAATTTTGTGAGCGGAATTGGATTAGATACCAAAAAGCTAAACTAA
- a CDS encoding OB-fold-containig protein, whose product MENLINIALAPANFILTMLAALMVFYWLLIIFTGLDFDFANADVDADSGAIDAGEIESPGFWNSFLSFFYIGELPVMFIITIVVFCMWLINVNITAILGIENNLFGFLLYIPGLIVSMLITKVVAKPFVKLYAQFNHKGEVAIDFIGKTGKVLSPIGSDKIGQLEIQVNGDIIKVYAKSIDNEPVAFNETVIILEESPDKKYFLAQKFPQ is encoded by the coding sequence ATGGAGAATTTAATAAATATTGCATTAGCACCTGCGAATTTCATATTAACAATGTTGGCAGCATTAATGGTGTTCTATTGGCTATTAATTATTTTTACAGGCTTAGATTTTGACTTTGCAAACGCAGATGTAGATGCTGATTCGGGAGCAATAGATGCCGGAGAAATAGAAAGCCCTGGATTTTGGAATTCATTTTTATCGTTTTTCTATATTGGAGAACTTCCAGTCATGTTCATAATAACTATCGTAGTGTTTTGCATGTGGCTAATAAATGTAAACATCACTGCTATTCTAGGAATCGAAAATAACCTATTTGGATTCTTGCTTTATATTCCTGGGTTAATAGTAAGTATGCTGATCACCAAAGTAGTGGCCAAACCATTTGTCAAACTATATGCACAATTTAACCATAAAGGAGAAGTAGCGATCGATTTTATCGGTAAAACCGGTAAAGTACTATCTCCTATAGGTTCAGATAAAATAGGTCAATTAGAAATACAGGTAAATGGCGATATTATTAAAGTTTATGCTAAATCTATTGATAATGAACCCGTAGCCTTTAATGAAACAGTTATCATTTTAGAAGAATCACCAGACAAGAAGTATTTTCTTGCACAAAAATTTCCACAATAA
- a CDS encoding DUF6728 family protein yields the protein MKEQRDLENLNRQSSSNWKTYFQLGDVVSYFGRLFGKKDPNAPSNFNLKMMHGINKISILLFLIAVIVMVTRAIMRS from the coding sequence ATGAAAGAGCAAAGAGATTTAGAAAATTTAAATAGACAGTCATCATCAAATTGGAAAACCTATTTTCAGTTAGGTGATGTTGTTTCTTACTTTGGAAGACTGTTCGGTAAAAAGGATCCAAATGCACCTAGCAATTTCAATTTGAAAATGATGCATGGAATCAACAAAATTTCCATCTTATTATTCCTTATAGCAGTAATTGTTATGGTGACAAGAGCAATTATGAGGTCCTAA
- a CDS encoding helix-turn-helix domain-containing protein, with translation MSKYGENIKKIRSVRGLTQSQLADLIDVSRGVISSYEEGRAEPKIETIIKTAEVFNVTTDDLLKRNITVNQLSGFELPNIVDKAKKHEILKKDEYLAKFLPKDVIVIKGLDLNENPYCGIDDLIFGLKEEPIKNKLFVIGLKNESIIGKVTQINEDFIFLNRIKIEYASIQNSIKVIGNYQPIKMIDPFEKRLSKVEKRLLKLEERIKAK, from the coding sequence ATGTCAAAATATGGCGAGAATATTAAAAAAATACGTAGTGTTAGAGGATTAACACAATCTCAATTGGCAGATTTAATTGATGTAAGTAGAGGCGTTATTAGTTCATATGAAGAGGGTAGGGCTGAACCAAAAATTGAGACTATAATCAAAACAGCTGAGGTCTTTAATGTAACCACTGATGATCTATTAAAGAGAAATATTACTGTTAATCAATTAAGTGGATTTGAATTGCCCAATATAGTGGACAAAGCCAAAAAGCACGAAATACTTAAAAAGGATGAATATCTTGCTAAATTCCTTCCAAAAGATGTGATAGTCATTAAAGGGCTTGATTTAAATGAAAACCCTTATTGTGGCATTGATGATTTAATTTTTGGATTGAAAGAAGAACCTATTAAAAACAAGTTGTTTGTCATTGGACTCAAAAATGAATCGATAATTGGAAAAGTTACACAGATTAATGAAGATTTTATCTTTTTGAATAGAATAAAAATTGAATATGCATCTATTCAAAACTCAATTAAAGTTATTGGAAATTACCAGCCAATTAAAATGATTGACCCGTTCGAAAAACGTTTAAGCAAAGTCGAAAAGAGGCTTCTGAAATTGGAAGAGAGAATAAAGGCTAAATAG
- a CDS encoding OmpA family protein — MRLLIIILYISLPLFSIAQDEITIEGIPGNVNSQYQDVRPIISDDGKKLYINRRFHPENIRGDKDFQDVWVSTYDSRGIWTKPKNLGKDYNDKKANDLVRASKNDDSLIFVNSRYRGVNSELALFTKGSTEPKEFPIDGYYNNSSYVDFDYNFKHNVILMAVERKDSEGDQDFYYSVYQEGSKRFSTPMTMGNVINSDKADFAPFLTNDGNTLFFASYGHNGNGAADLFMSHRTGNGWDEWTEPENLGNVINTKFEETFVSIDPNFEYLYYDSYPSGAQNRNIWRATLSNDIKDKIIQARDRNKQQEIIVQQEPIIVASEQSLDVITENNEAVEVQTTNEEDIQAEEVVAKANEPEVVENAQPLVATIDQEMDYEKEQERNNRGFLSSLGSKLGFGEEENIELIEAGSKGMKINKNIYYKFDSDRLQAKFSGVLDLIAQELEKNPQLKLLIEGHTDAIGGEDINIDLSCKRANGVKDALLSKGISKYRIEISCEGKERPIATNDDEFEGRELNRRVEFYLF, encoded by the coding sequence TTGAGACTTCTTATAATCATTTTATATATTTCACTTCCATTATTTTCAATTGCGCAAGATGAAATCACCATTGAAGGTATACCAGGAAATGTAAATAGCCAATATCAAGACGTGCGACCTATTATATCCGATGATGGCAAAAAGCTTTACATAAACAGACGGTTTCATCCAGAGAATATCAGAGGTGATAAAGATTTCCAAGACGTTTGGGTTAGTACTTACGATTCTAGAGGTATTTGGACCAAGCCTAAAAACTTGGGAAAAGATTACAATGATAAAAAAGCTAATGACTTGGTTAGGGCTAGTAAAAATGATGATTCACTCATATTTGTAAATTCAAGATATAGAGGAGTAAACTCAGAACTAGCACTATTCACTAAGGGCAGTACCGAACCTAAGGAATTTCCTATAGATGGATATTATAATAACAGTTCTTATGTTGATTTTGATTATAACTTCAAGCATAATGTAATTTTAATGGCTGTAGAGAGGAAAGATTCTGAAGGTGACCAAGACTTTTATTACAGCGTATATCAAGAAGGTTCGAAAAGATTTAGCACACCTATGACTATGGGTAATGTTATCAATAGTGATAAAGCAGATTTTGCCCCCTTTCTAACTAATGACGGGAATACCTTGTTTTTTGCAAGTTATGGCCACAATGGGAATGGCGCTGCAGATCTATTTATGTCCCACAGAACGGGTAATGGCTGGGATGAATGGACTGAGCCCGAGAATTTAGGAAACGTTATTAACACTAAATTTGAAGAAACTTTTGTATCTATTGACCCGAATTTCGAGTACTTATACTATGATTCTTATCCTTCGGGGGCTCAAAATCGAAATATATGGCGAGCGACATTGTCAAACGATATTAAAGATAAAATTATTCAGGCCAGGGATCGTAACAAACAACAAGAGATTATAGTCCAGCAAGAGCCAATTATTGTTGCGAGTGAACAGTCTCTGGATGTAATTACGGAAAATAATGAAGCTGTGGAAGTGCAAACGACTAACGAGGAAGATATTCAAGCAGAAGAGGTAGTAGCCAAAGCCAATGAACCTGAAGTTGTTGAGAATGCTCAACCACTTGTTGCAACTATAGATCAGGAAATGGATTACGAAAAAGAGCAAGAAAGGAATAACAGAGGATTTTTATCTAGTTTAGGTAGTAAACTGGGTTTTGGGGAAGAAGAAAACATTGAGTTGATTGAAGCTGGTTCCAAGGGCATGAAAATCAATAAAAATATTTACTACAAATTTGACTCAGACAGACTTCAGGCAAAATTCAGCGGAGTTTTAGATCTAATAGCTCAAGAACTAGAAAAAAATCCTCAACTCAAATTACTTATTGAAGGACATACGGATGCTATAGGAGGTGAAGACATTAATATTGATCTGTCCTGTAAGCGAGCAAATGGAGTCAAAGATGCCTTATTATCGAAAGGGATTAGTAAATATCGCATTGAAATAAGCTGCGAGGGAAAAGAAAGACCCATTGCAACAAATGATGATGAATTTGAAGGGAGAGAACTTAATAGAAGAGTAGAATTTTATTTATTCTGA
- a CDS encoding PspA/IM30 family protein, translated as MNVLRRLFKIGQAETNSAVDKLEDPIKMVEQGLRDMRENQDVAMRSLAEVKAMHIKRTRELNETKDAEEDLQNKSVLLLKKAQQGDIDSAEADNFVKENLKRKAQLAKDILLMKEDVANLEKQVATLEKNVNSIKTGIKQWENELSTLKARVKVSSATQKINKQMTNMDSHSVVSMLERMKSKVMQDEALAQAYGEMADASETHEEKMNKAIENISVEDELAQMKKQLGI; from the coding sequence ATGAATGTACTAAGAAGACTATTTAAAATCGGACAAGCTGAAACCAATTCGGCAGTTGACAAACTGGAAGACCCAATCAAAATGGTTGAGCAGGGATTACGAGACATGCGCGAAAATCAAGATGTGGCTATGCGATCTTTAGCAGAAGTTAAAGCTATGCACATCAAAAGAACTAGAGAGTTAAATGAAACTAAGGATGCTGAAGAAGATCTTCAAAACAAATCTGTTTTACTACTAAAAAAAGCTCAACAAGGTGATATCGATAGTGCAGAAGCTGACAATTTTGTTAAAGAAAACCTTAAAAGAAAAGCACAATTGGCAAAAGATATACTTTTAATGAAAGAAGATGTAGCCAACTTAGAGAAACAAGTTGCTACATTAGAGAAGAACGTAAATAGTATTAAGACAGGTATCAAACAATGGGAAAATGAATTAAGCACCCTAAAAGCTCGAGTTAAGGTTAGCAGTGCCACTCAAAAAATCAATAAGCAAATGACGAATATGGATAGTCATAGCGTGGTTTCGATGTTGGAAAGAATGAAGAGTAAAGTAATGCAAGATGAAGCTTTAGCTCAAGCATATGGTGAAATGGCTGATGCCAGCGAAACTCATGAGGAAAAAATGAATAAAGCCATCGAGAATATTTCAGTAGAAGATGAATTAGCGCAAATGAAAAAACAATTAGGAATATAG
- a CDS encoding molecular chaperone Tir: MEPYFKKVKEFVLELESVILYESESDSLLVVENEDLGVKNMVIGVASPIVIIEQYLFEVKDEGDIYKKLLIKNRDIVHGAFVLDEKGEKVIFRNTLQVETLDLKELESTVNSLGLLLSEFSDELVSFSKN, encoded by the coding sequence ATGGAACCATATTTCAAAAAAGTTAAAGAGTTTGTTTTGGAGCTCGAGTCTGTAATTCTTTATGAAAGCGAATCAGATAGTTTGTTAGTAGTGGAAAATGAAGATTTAGGTGTAAAAAACATGGTCATTGGAGTAGCATCACCAATAGTAATTATTGAGCAATATCTTTTTGAAGTAAAAGATGAAGGAGACATTTACAAAAAATTGCTGATCAAAAATCGGGATATTGTTCATGGTGCTTTTGTATTAGACGAAAAAGGTGAAAAGGTCATATTCAGGAACACCTTACAAGTGGAGACATTAGACCTTAAAGAATTAGAAAGTACAGTTAACTCATTAGGATTACTACTATCAGAATTTTCCGATGAGCTTGTTTCATTTTCAAAAAATTAA
- a CDS encoding MmcQ/YjbR family DNA-binding protein, with protein sequence MNIEEFRDFCIQKYGVTEELPFDENTLVFKVMGKMFALVDVDLFESVNLKCDPVKAIKLREKYDAVTAGFHMNKKHWNTIEFDGSLSDKEIFHWVNHSYELVVAKLPKKYREEVNQNK encoded by the coding sequence ATGAATATTGAAGAATTTAGAGATTTCTGTATTCAGAAATATGGAGTTACTGAAGAACTACCCTTCGATGAAAATACTTTGGTATTTAAAGTTATGGGTAAAATGTTTGCCTTGGTTGACGTTGATTTGTTTGAAAGCGTAAATCTAAAATGTGACCCGGTGAAAGCAATCAAATTACGTGAAAAATACGATGCCGTAACAGCAGGATTCCATATGAATAAGAAGCATTGGAACACTATTGAATTTGACGGCAGCCTGTCAGATAAGGAAATATTTCATTGGGTGAATCATAGCTATGAACTTGTGGTGGCTAAGCTCCCAAAAAAATATCGTGAAGAAGTTAATCAGAATAAATAA